The window GGTAGCCACAAATCTACTAGTGAGCTTCAGATATGCCTGGCAGGGGGTGGCTTATGCCTTTCGCACCCAACGCAACTTTCGCATTCACGTAGTGGTGGGCAGCTTTGCAGTCAGTTTGGCGATCGCCCTCAGCCTCGCCCCAGTAGAACTGGCGGTGATTATTCTCACCTGCGGCATCGTGCTCACCATGGAGCTGATCAACACCGCCCTAGAGTCGGTGGTCGATCTCACCGTCGAGCAGACCTACCACGAACTCGCTAAGATTGCCAAAGATTGCGCCGCAGCCGCCGTGCTGATCTCGGCGCTGATTTCGGTGTCGGTCGCCGCCTGTCTGCTGCTGCCGCCGCTGTGGCAACTCCTGCAACCTAAGTTCTTTTAGCCTTAGCTTTCTCAACCCCATTCTGCCTGCGCCCATGATTTTGGTCATCGACAACTACGACAGCTTCACCTACAACCTGGTACAGTACCTAGGCGAACTGGGGGCCGAGCTACCGGTGGCAGGCGACCTGCGGGTGTTTCGCAACGACGAGATCACAGTGGATGACATTACCGCTCTCAAACCCGACGGCATCGTCATCTCCCCTGGCCCTGGCACCCCCGACGACTCAGGGGTTTCGCTAGAGATCATCGAAAAGCTTGGCCCCACCCTGCCAATTCTCGGCGTGTGTCTAGGCCACCAGAGCATCGGTCAGGTGTTTGGCGGCAACGTGGTGCGCGCCGCTGAACTGATGCACGGCAAAACTTCTCCCGTCTTCCACACCGGTCAGGGCGTATTTGCCGGTCTAGAGAATCCTTTTTTGGCTACCCGCTACCACAGCCTGGTGATCGATCGCCCCACCTGCCCCGAGACCCTCGAAATCACTGCATGGGTCGAGGATGGCACCATCATGGGCGTGCAGCACCGCGACTACCCCCACCTGCAAGGGGTGCAGTTCCACCCCGAGAGCATTCTCACCGAGTCAGGCCTACAAATTTTGCGGAATTTTTTGGTATCGCTGCCGGTGCCAATCGCAGCCTAGTTGCAGCGTAGAGACAATGGCGGCTAAGAATTACTGAGCAGAATCTGGCTGAGTCCTCTGCTGTTGGTCTCCCATCCGCCTCCAAGCCGACCCGCAGCTACAATTAGAGCTAAAGCTTTTCCGGGGTTCTCAGCCATGAGCGTTACCAAAAGCCCAGTTCGCTGGACCACGAAAGACATCGAAGCGCTCCCTGAGAATGAGTGGGTTCGCTACGAGATTATCGACGGAGAGCTGTTTGTGACCAGGTCGCCTCACCACAAGCACCAGCAGCTGGCTGGCCGTATTTTTGCCGCGCTAGATAACTGGGCTTTCAGCTCTGGCCAAGGCGAGGCATCCATTATGCCGGGGCTGATTTTCTCCGATGCTGACAATGTTTCTCCTGATGTAGTCTGGGCAAGCACCGAGCGAATAGCCCAAATTCAAGACGAGGCGGGCCACTTCCAGGGGGCACCGGAGTTGGTCATCGAAGTGTTATCGCCGGGTAAAGCTAACGAAGACCGCGATCGCTCCGCCAAGCTTAAGCTCTACTCCATCCAAGGCGTCTTGGAATATTGGATTGTCGATCGCACGGCGCAGCGCATCGAGATCTACTGTCGCGAGCAGGCTCAGTTAGTCTTAGTTGCCACCCTTTTAGCCCAGGACACGATTACCTCAGACCTGCTGCCGGGATTTGCCTGCGAGGTAGCCCGCTTGTTTGCAGCGCGAGGTTAACCAGCAGTAGTAGAATACGAACACGGTATTAACGTTTGTAACAGAATCTCTCAGGAGTCAAGCATGGGCCGGAAACAGGCGATCGTGATTGGGGCTGGGGTAGGCGGGCTATCCATGGGTATTCGTCTGCAAAGCCTGGGGTTTGACACCACCATCGTTGAGGCACTGGATGCCCCTGGTGGGCGGGCCTATGTGCGCCGCGAGCAGGGCTTTACCTTCGACATGGGGCCGACGGTGATCACGGTGCCCCACTTTATTGAAGAGCTATTTTCGCTGGAGCGCGATCGCGCCAACCTGACTGCCGAAGATTTTCCCTCCACCATCCTCGATGAGAACAAGCGCATCAAAGAAGGGATTTCTGGTGGGCCCAACACTAGCCGCTACGTGCAGATCGTGCCGATTCTGCCCTTCTACCGCATCTACTTTGACGATGGCACCTTCTTCGACTACGACGGCGACGAAGCCCATACCCACGAGCAGATTCTGGCCCTGGGCGAACCGGGCGATCTAGAGGGCTATAAGCGCTTCCACGAGCAGGCCCGCGCCATCTTTGAGCGGGGCTTTTTAGAGCTGGGCTACACCCACTTTGGCGATGTCGGCACCATGCTCAAGGTCGCTCCTGACCTGCTCAAGCTCGATGCCGTGCGCAACCTGTTTCGCTTTAGCGGCCGTTACTTTAAAAGCGACAAGCTGCGCCAGGTGTTCACCTTTGAGCCGCTGCTGGTGGGCGGCAACCCCCTGTCGGTGCCTGCCATCTACGCCATGATCCACTTTGTCGAAAAAACTTGGGGCATTCACTTTGCTATGGGCGGCACTGGGGCGCTGGTGCAGGGCTTTGTGAAAAAATTTGAGGATCTGGGCGGCAAGATCAGGTACAACGCGCCGGTCAGTAAAATCAACGTCATCCGCAAAGACGGCAAGAAGGTAGCCACGGGCGTCACCCTAGGCGACGGCTTGACGATGACGGCCGATGCCGTCGTGTCGAATGCCGACTGGGCTACCACCTACGGCAAGCTGATCGAGCCCCAGTACCGCTTTTGGAACAGTGACCTGCGGGTGAAGGTCTCCCAGCAGTCGATGTCGGTGTTTGTGATCTATTTTGGTTTCAAGGCTGACGGCAACGAAACCGAGAAGCTGCGCCATCACAGCATCATTCTTGGCCCCCGCTACGAAGAGCTGCTCAAAGATATCTTTGGCCGCAAGATCCTTCCTAAAGATTTCTCCCAGTATCTGCACCTGCCGACCCTCACTGACCCGTCGCTAGCGCCTCCTGGACATCATGCGGCCTACACCCTAGTGCCCATGCCCAACAACAAGTCGGGCATTGACTGGTCTGAGGTGGGCGATCGCCTGCGCGACATCGTCTTCGACTTCCTCGATGAACGTGGATATCTGCCCAATCTGAGGGAGCGGCTGGTGTGCCACAGCTACATCACCCCCGACTACTTTGAAAACACCCTCGATGCCTACGCGGGCAATGCCTTTGGCCTCGAACCTCTGCTGGTGCAGTCGGCCTTTTTCCGGCCCCACAACCGCAGCGAAGACATCCACGGCCTCTACCTGGTAGGGGCAGGCACCCAGCCCGGCGCTGGCACTCCCAGCGTGATGATGTCGGCCAAGATGGCGGCGCGGCTAGTGGCGGAGGATTATGGCGTAGATGATGCGATCGTTAGTGGTCAGGCAAGCCCCGAGCTAAGCATCCGATAGATCAGGACCAGTGTAGGGTGGGCAGTGCCCACCCTACACTGCGGGTTTGCTCAACATACCCGCTCCTGTAAGCGGTGCATTGCGGTATACGACTAGCCTGGGAAATGCGCAGGGTTGGGGGCCGCTAATGCACCCTACACATCCTTGGGTGTCGGCAAACCCAAAACTGCCAAATCCAATATCCGGAATTGGTACGTCCAGTTCTATGGCTGGCTCAAAATGAGGCAATAAACCGGCGGGTTGCGGTCTACACTAGGCTAGCCAAAGCTATACGTGCGGGAGTGAGAGTGCAATGAAACGGCGACAACTACTGGGTTATGCAGGGGCAGGGTTGGGTGCCACCCTGGGGCTAGGGCTAGTTGGCTCCGCAGCCCAGGCTCAGACCGCAGGCATCACCATTCGCAGCCTGGGCCATACGGCCTTTCTCTTCACCGGCGGCGGGCGACGCATTTTGGTCAACCCCTTTCGCCGCATTGGCTGCACTGCTGGCTTCCCCTCCCCGGCCGTGCCTGCCGACCTGGTCATGATCAGCAGCCGCCTGTTTGACGAAGGCTATCTGGAGGACCTTCCCAATGAGCCTCGCGTGCTCACCGACCCCGGCATCTATGACTTTGAGAACCTGAGAGTGCAGGGCATTCTTACCCCCCACGATCGCCAGGGCGGGCGGCGCTTTGGCAACAACACTGTCTGGAAATGGACCCAGGGCGGCGTCACCATCGTCCACATGGGCGGAGCCGCTGCACCGCTGGGGGTAGAGGAGCAGATTTTGCTAGGCCGCCCAGATATTATGCTGGTACCCGTGGGCGGTGGCCCCAAGGCCTACACCCCTGCCGAGGCGGTGCAAGCCGTGCAGGTGCTAAAGCCCAAAATTGCGATTCCGACCCACTATTTGACGACGGTTGCTGGCGAAAGCTGCGAACTTTCCCCCGTGGACGAGTTTCTGAGTCTGATGCAGGGCACTCCAGTCACCCGTGCCGCCAACGGTTCCTTGAGCTTGCGCCCCAGCGACTTGCCCAGTCAGGGAACGCGGATTCAGGTTTATCAGTACCCTAGAGCGTAGGCTGCTATTAAGGACGTAGGGGTTTAAGGTATCAGGTACAGGGTGTAGGTTTTCCCCTAAGCCTTTACCTAACCCCTTCCACCCATCGACCCTTTCACCCATCGACCCTCCGCCATGACCTCCTCCTACGCCCACCGTCGTCAGCGCGCCATGGACCTCATTGGTGGCGGCACGGCCGTTTTTGCCAGCGCCCCTCCGGCGGTGATGCACAACGACGTAGACTACCCCTTTCGTCAGGACAGCAATTTTTACTACCTGACGGGATTCAACGAGCCGGGCGCGGTGGCCGTGCTGGCTCCCCACCACGATGAGCACAGGTTTGTGCTGTTTGTGCGCCCTAAGGATCCTGAAAAAGAAACCTGGTCGGGCTACCGAGTCGGGGTAGATCTGGCCAAGGAGCGCTTTGGGGCCGATGAGGTCTACCCCATTGGCGAGCTCGACGAGCACCTGCCCAAGTATTTAGAAAAGGCCGATCGCCTTTACTACCACTTTGGCCATGACCAAGCTTTGAATAACCAGGTAATGCGCCACTGGCAGCGGCTGCTGGCCACCTACTACAAGCGCGGTACCGGCCCGGTCGCCATCGAAGACGCCAGCCTAATGATGCAGGCCCTGCGGCGGGTGAAGTCAGCAGAGGAGTTGGATCTGTTGAGAAGGGCGATCGCGATCGCCGCCAAAGCCCACAACCACGCCCGCGACATCACCCGCCCCGGTCGCTTTGAGTACGAAATTCAGGCGGAGATGGAGCACATCTTTCGTCTGGAGGGGGCGATGGGGCCAGCCTACACCTCGATTGTGGCCTCGGGGGCCAACGCCTGCATTCTGCACTACGTCGAGAACAACTGCCAGATGCAGGAGGGCGACCTGCTGCTGATCGACGCGGGCTGCGCCTACGACTACTACAACGCTGACATTACCCGCACCTTTCCGGTGGGGGGGCGCTTTAGCGATGAGCAGCGAATTTTGTATGAGCTGGTGCTGGAGGCGCAGCTGCGGGCGATCGCCGCCGTTAAACCCGGTGCCCCCTTCAACGAATTCCACGATGCCGCTACCCGCACCATTACCGAGGGGCTAGTGGAACTAGGCTTGCTGGCGGGCAACGTGGACACCCTGGTCGAAGAGAAGAAGCACAAGGCCTTCTTTATGCACGGCACTGGCCACTTCTTGGGGCTAGACGTGCATGACGCGGGCATTTTGCGCAATCCCGATAAGACCTGGCAGCCGTTTGAGGTCGGCAACGTGGTCACGGTCGAGCCGGGTATCTACATTTCCCCCACCTATGAGCCGGTAGAGGGGCAGCCCCAGATCGACGATCGCTGGCGAGGCATCGGCATTCGCATCGAAGACGACGTGTTGGTGAACGAAACCGGCTGCGAGGTTCTAACCGCTGCGGTGCCCAAAACACTAAAAGATATGGAACGTTGAGGACTTTGTGAAACCATGATTGGCACTCAATCAACCGCAAAAACGGTCTTCCTCCTAGTCTCCATGGTGGGTTGGCTGCTGGTGGGAGCGGCCATGATGTATCTCTTCCCGGCGATCGCCGATGGGCTGGTGGGCAGCGATCTCACCCATTTGTGGATGACAAATCTCGCCCGCAGCGGCTACAACCCGACCCTGGGCTGGGTCGGGGGTGGCATAACCCTAGCGCTGACAGTAGCGGGTAACTGGGTGTGGTATCAGTACTTTAACGGTAAGCGTTAGGGCGATCGAACTAACTTTTTAGGTTTGTTGCGGGAATTTGTTATTATCCGATTCCCCTAAATGAGCTGGCTATAGTGGGAAAGCTCGATGAGGGCTCACGGCTTTAGCAAGACTCTAATGGCATATCCAAAACCAAATTCCCAGCCTCTGCAAACCCACTTTATCTATCGACAGCAACTCCACAGCAGTCTAGCTTTGGCGGCGGTGTTTGCTTCTCTGCTGGCTGGGTGCGACAACAGCAGCTCCACTATCAGCGACCAAAACGCTGAGGAGGCGATTCCGGCGGTGTTTTACGAAACCACGGAGCAATGCGAAGCCGACATTACCAAACAGCAGCAAGAATATCAGGTCTTACTTGAGGCCCATCAGCAGAATCAACTGGCTCAGCCCCCCACTCCCCCCGTGATGAAGGTTGAGGACTGCGCACCACAGATGCAGGCCGCTCAGCAGGAACACGATCGCACCGCTCCGGTCTATTCCAGCCTGGCAGACTGCCAGGCCGAAGGGGTACAGTGTGAAACCACGCCCGCCAACGCTGAAACTAGTGGCTACCGGCCGGCCTATGGCGGCACCTTTCTCTACCCCTATAGTTCTCCCAGCTTTGTCTATCTCAATTTTGGTGGCACCAACCGCAGCGTCTATCAACCCCACACCGTCTTCCGCAGCAGTCAGCCCGGGCAGGTAGTTACCCCCCTCGGACGCACCGTTCCCCAAACCAGCCCCGGGCCGGTGTCGGTGCCGCGCCACACCAGTGTAGTCGCCCCCCAACGACCCACCGGCACCGCAGCTAGGGGCACCATTACCGGTCGCAGCAGCCAGGGATTTGGCTCAACCTTCAAAAGTACGGGTAGGGGTGGAAAGTAGTCGCTTATGAAACCCTTCAAGGTAGTTCGACGTCGCAACTGGCAGCAGCACATCCAAGCCAACGCATACCAAACTGAGGTATTGAGCGACCCAAAGCAGCAATATTGGGTCGAGGCCCTGCCCCAGCCCTTTGCTCTCCAGTTTGATACGCAGGAAGAAACTGCGATCGCATCTGCCACCGAGCAATTGTGGCAGATGTGCGTAGAGTTTTTAGACTGGTTCTTCACCGACCACGAGCCGGGGGATGTCGATCAGCGTTTAGCCAGCTTACAAATTCGTCCCGATTACTGGCCAGCGATCAAGGCTAGCTGGGACCGCACCGACCCAGTAGAAGACCTCTCCCTCTGCACTCGATTTGATCTGGTGGTTACCGAAGACGGTCAAATCAAACTGATCGAAATCAACGGTGAAACGCCGCTGCTGGGGGCAGAAACTATTTATCAGTGGAACTGGTTGGTCGACTACAAGCGCAACCACCAAACTGGCTCATTTCCCCTACCCAACGACGCCAGCCAGTTCAACGAGTTTTGGGACATGGTAGCTGGTCAATGGCGGCGCATCGCTGAGGCCTACAACCTGCGCCAAACGGGCATCTCCTTCCTAGTCGATGAGAACCTAGAGGAAGATCTAGAAATGGCCATGCAGCTGATCCAGATCCTCCACGACGAGGTGGATAGCGACATCTACACCCAAATTGTCTACCTACGGGGCCTCCAAGATGAGCAGGGCCAAGAGGTGCAGCGGGGGCTGGGGCTAGATGAAGAAGGCTATTTCGTCGATCACGTGAACGATCGCATTCCAGTGCTGTGGAAAATCTACGACTGGTCTGACATTCAAAACGATATGGCCAACGCTCAAGCAACCCCTGTTCTGGCTAATCGTCTAGAGGCTGGAGATATCAAGGTGATCGAACCCCTCTGGAAGCAGGTGCTCTCTAATAAAGGGGCCATGGCCCTAATGTGGGACCAGTTCAAAGCCTCTGACTATAGCCCCTATTTGTTAGCAACCTACTTCGACAGCGACATTTCCCCTGAGGCCACAAAGCTGATGTTGGAGATGCACGTCAAAAAGCCCATGCTGGGGCTAGAGGGGGTGGGTACCTCAATTGAAACGGGGGTCGGTGAACTGGAGAAACGGGACACCCTAGGCTACGGTTCAGAAGGGTTTGTCATTCAAGACTATATCGAACTTCCCCAGGCCTTTGGCTACCACTACATGGTCGGTAGCTGGGTCATCAACGGCGAGGCAGCGGGCATCATCCTGCGCGGAGACACCTCGCGCATCACAGGACGCCACTGCCTGATCATTCCCCACATTGTCTCCGATGATGGGCTCTATATTGCCGGTATTTAGAGCGAGGACAGGCTACAGTTTTTTTACGGGTGAGGTCGATGGTATTGGCACGCAGGCCCAAACTGGGGCAAAACCATTGGGTTCTAGATCAGATTCTCCCTTTCGATCACTCCATTCCAGAACAGTATTTTGCTCATGCCCCCAACGGGGTTTGGCAAAACTTTTGCAGCTTGCTCAGCCGAGACGTCTATTCAGAAGGAGACTCCCAGTCGTTGTACGACTATGTGATGTCGCGCCAAGCAGAAATGTCAGCAGACTTTCTAGCCATGCTGAGGCTCTGGCTGGCCGATGAACTTAAACATTACGAAGCCCTGCGACGCACCTATCACTGCCTGTCAGGGGTAAGTTTTGTTGACATGGATCGCTGTTTCTCAGAACGGGTTCATGACTTTGATCCGTTGCAAATCACCCTGCAAGACGAATTTACGCTGCTGGTGACGTTGATGTTTGATGAAATTGGCTCCGTCTACTCCTACCGACGAGATTTGGCCGAATATTATCAACATTTCGGGCCAACTATTCAGAAGATCGGCCACCATCTGGTCAAAGACGAGGGTATGCATTTCAACAACGCGGCTGAACTGCTGTTGGCCCATCACCAGCATCGGCTGAGGGACGTTAGGGCCTTTCTAGAGCAAATTTCCCAGCTGGAAGGTAGCCTAAAGACCTACTACAAAACTTTTTTTCTAGATCACGCCCAGGAGCAGTATCGATTTCCCAAGCACTTTAACCAGGTCATTATTCGCGTTATCTTGGCCCGCCTAGGGTTGGGCCAGCAACCCACGTCAAAAGAACTGAAAGAGCTCTGGCAGTGGGTACCAGAGGGGCATAGCTTGGTACCAATCTTCGACGCCGCAACTCGGCGTCATGCCGCTGCTGTTAGCTAGTCGTTTCACCTCGTGGGCCAGCTTGTTTGCGGCGGGGCCTGCTGCTTTGCATCTAGGGGCAGCGATGCTGGGTTCTCTTCTCATCACCGAGTGGGTCGTGGCGCACTCAGCCAATCGAATGTTTATTCGCTGGGCTAGCGGTCATTGCCATCAGTTATTGCTCTCAGTCATCGTCTCGATTCCAGCACCCCCACGGCTTTCAGCCTTGCCACAGTGCCCCGTCCCGTACAAAACAGCACCGTTACTAATCTCCGCCATCCTATTGCAGCAGTTGATTTAATTAGGACACTTTGACAACCAAAATTCTCGGGTAGGGGCGTTGCACTGCAACGCCCCACATCGACGTGTCCTAACCCAATAGACGCTCGTAGTAGCCTGTGGCTCAAGTCTGAACCAACACCGCTCCTCTGAGGCTGTAGACAGCAGTTCGCTTGGGGACTGCCCCCTGCCTTACTGCAACGAGCTTCAGAACTGCTTTGGTCTTGAGCCTTAAAGTGACTTTGATACAGGTAGGAGCACGGGGCTTAACAGAATAGTCCAGCTCTAGTCCATGCGGTGTGACCGCATCCAATCGACCAGATTTCACAAAAAGGGTTGAAACGTTCCTATCCTCTGCTAAGATATGAAACTGCAAATGCAAAACGGGCGATTAGCTCAGTTGGTAGAGCGCCTGCCTTACAAGCAGGATGTCACTGGTTCGAGTCCAGTATCGCCCATATCTGTTGTTGTACGTTCGCACGCTAAATGTCGCGATTCGCAGATTGATGTCGTTTTTCGCACAATCGTGTCGTTTTGGCAGAAATTCTCTATCGAGATAGACAGAACTGCGCTTCGCAAATTAGATGTCGCTAATTGCTCCTGAAGATGAATCCAATTTAGATTTGGATCCATCTCTTGAAAATAGATCGTTCAGCTATTTACCCATCCAAATTATGA is drawn from Leptolyngbya subtilissima AS-A7 and contains these coding sequences:
- a CDS encoding MBL fold metallo-hydrolase produces the protein MKRRQLLGYAGAGLGATLGLGLVGSAAQAQTAGITIRSLGHTAFLFTGGGRRILVNPFRRIGCTAGFPSPAVPADLVMISSRLFDEGYLEDLPNEPRVLTDPGIYDFENLRVQGILTPHDRQGGRRFGNNTVWKWTQGGVTIVHMGGAAAPLGVEEQILLGRPDIMLVPVGGGPKAYTPAEAVQAVQVLKPKIAIPTHYLTTVAGESCELSPVDEFLSLMQGTPVTRAANGSLSLRPSDLPSQGTRIQVYQYPRA
- a CDS encoding glutathionylspermidine synthase family protein, which translates into the protein MKPFKVVRRRNWQQHIQANAYQTEVLSDPKQQYWVEALPQPFALQFDTQEETAIASATEQLWQMCVEFLDWFFTDHEPGDVDQRLASLQIRPDYWPAIKASWDRTDPVEDLSLCTRFDLVVTEDGQIKLIEINGETPLLGAETIYQWNWLVDYKRNHQTGSFPLPNDASQFNEFWDMVAGQWRRIAEAYNLRQTGISFLVDENLEEDLEMAMQLIQILHDEVDSDIYTQIVYLRGLQDEQGQEVQRGLGLDEEGYFVDHVNDRIPVLWKIYDWSDIQNDMANAQATPVLANRLEAGDIKVIEPLWKQVLSNKGAMALMWDQFKASDYSPYLLATYFDSDISPEATKLMLEMHVKKPMLGLEGVGTSIETGVGELEKRDTLGYGSEGFVIQDYIELPQAFGYHYMVGSWVINGEAAGIILRGDTSRITGRHCLIIPHIVSDDGLYIAGI
- a CDS encoding diacylglycerol kinase family protein, which codes for MTLYSEKSETAVSVPEANLSPVDRSLSWKVATNLLVSFRYAWQGVAYAFRTQRNFRIHVVVGSFAVSLAIALSLAPVELAVIILTCGIVLTMELINTALESVVDLTVEQTYHELAKIAKDCAAAAVLISALISVSVAACLLLPPLWQLLQPKFF
- a CDS encoding aminopeptidase P N-terminal domain-containing protein; amino-acid sequence: MTSSYAHRRQRAMDLIGGGTAVFASAPPAVMHNDVDYPFRQDSNFYYLTGFNEPGAVAVLAPHHDEHRFVLFVRPKDPEKETWSGYRVGVDLAKERFGADEVYPIGELDEHLPKYLEKADRLYYHFGHDQALNNQVMRHWQRLLATYYKRGTGPVAIEDASLMMQALRRVKSAEELDLLRRAIAIAAKAHNHARDITRPGRFEYEIQAEMEHIFRLEGAMGPAYTSIVASGANACILHYVENNCQMQEGDLLLIDAGCAYDYYNADITRTFPVGGRFSDEQRILYELVLEAQLRAIAAVKPGAPFNEFHDAATRTITEGLVELGLLAGNVDTLVEEKKHKAFFMHGTGHFLGLDVHDAGILRNPDKTWQPFEVGNVVTVEPGIYISPTYEPVEGQPQIDDRWRGIGIRIEDDVLVNETGCEVLTAAVPKTLKDMER
- a CDS encoding Uma2 family endonuclease, which encodes MSVTKSPVRWTTKDIEALPENEWVRYEIIDGELFVTRSPHHKHQQLAGRIFAALDNWAFSSGQGEASIMPGLIFSDADNVSPDVVWASTERIAQIQDEAGHFQGAPELVIEVLSPGKANEDRDRSAKLKLYSIQGVLEYWIVDRTAQRIEIYCREQAQLVLVATLLAQDTITSDLLPGFACEVARLFAARG
- a CDS encoding anthranilate synthase component II translates to MILVIDNYDSFTYNLVQYLGELGAELPVAGDLRVFRNDEITVDDITALKPDGIVISPGPGTPDDSGVSLEIIEKLGPTLPILGVCLGHQSIGQVFGGNVVRAAELMHGKTSPVFHTGQGVFAGLENPFLATRYHSLVIDRPTCPETLEITAWVEDGTIMGVQHRDYPHLQGVQFHPESILTESGLQILRNFLVSLPVPIAA
- the crtI gene encoding phytoene desaturase family protein translates to MGRKQAIVIGAGVGGLSMGIRLQSLGFDTTIVEALDAPGGRAYVRREQGFTFDMGPTVITVPHFIEELFSLERDRANLTAEDFPSTILDENKRIKEGISGGPNTSRYVQIVPILPFYRIYFDDGTFFDYDGDEAHTHEQILALGEPGDLEGYKRFHEQARAIFERGFLELGYTHFGDVGTMLKVAPDLLKLDAVRNLFRFSGRYFKSDKLRQVFTFEPLLVGGNPLSVPAIYAMIHFVEKTWGIHFAMGGTGALVQGFVKKFEDLGGKIRYNAPVSKINVIRKDGKKVATGVTLGDGLTMTADAVVSNADWATTYGKLIEPQYRFWNSDLRVKVSQQSMSVFVIYFGFKADGNETEKLRHHSIILGPRYEELLKDIFGRKILPKDFSQYLHLPTLTDPSLAPPGHHAAYTLVPMPNNKSGIDWSEVGDRLRDIVFDFLDERGYLPNLRERLVCHSYITPDYFENTLDAYAGNAFGLEPLLVQSAFFRPHNRSEDIHGLYLVGAGTQPGAGTPSVMMSAKMAARLVAEDYGVDDAIVSGQASPELSIR
- a CDS encoding DUF1190 domain-containing protein encodes the protein MAYPKPNSQPLQTHFIYRQQLHSSLALAAVFASLLAGCDNSSSTISDQNAEEAIPAVFYETTEQCEADITKQQQEYQVLLEAHQQNQLAQPPTPPVMKVEDCAPQMQAAQQEHDRTAPVYSSLADCQAEGVQCETTPANAETSGYRPAYGGTFLYPYSSPSFVYLNFGGTNRSVYQPHTVFRSSQPGQVVTPLGRTVPQTSPGPVSVPRHTSVVAPQRPTGTAARGTITGRSSQGFGSTFKSTGRGGK